The Nicotiana tomentosiformis chromosome 2, ASM39032v3, whole genome shotgun sequence genome includes the window tcctattatgcattactctggacagccagtattcagtgcacattcagctcctatcaatgcaccaccactccagagttactacagtggttatccggcccatctgggtcagcttcagcttcagcagccacgtcatcaggatgagtgttatgagtgtgggaatattggtcacatcagaatgtattgccctagattggcgagtaacagatctcggcaagattctcgtgccatcataccggcaccggttgcttcactgcctgctcagccagctagaggtaggggtcaggcagttagaggtggaggtcaggccattagaggtggaggtcagaccgttagaggtggaggctagctaGTTAGACGCCGTCCCAGatatgcagttcagagtggtggggtccagcctcgattttatgcttttccagctaggcctgagtccgagtcatctgatgatgtgatcacaggtattattctagtttttcatagagatgcttcagttctatttgatccaggatctacttattcctatgtatcctcttattttgcttcatatttggttgtgccttgtgattctctgagtgcttctgtgtgtgtatctacaccggtgggagactctattgtagtagatcatgtctatcgttcgtgtgtggttactattggtaatcctGAGACCAGtgtggatcttttacttcttgatatggtagattttgatatcatcttgggtatggattggatgtctccttaccatgctatattggactgtcatgccaagacagtgaccctagctatgccggggttacctcggtctAGCtatgcagctactagtgtctctccttgtattgtttttcattctgtctatttttatttcagacagtatttgaggttttgtataatatactagatgctcatacacttgtgacaccatgacTTAGCACAcccattggtagagtttgggttttattatattttcttggttttaaattttatcaatgtatgcttaatttattagttggcttgcctagctgtattgttcgccatcacgacttataggtgaaattgggtcgtgacaaaaatattATTTCTCATTTCACAGTAAGATTTGTAGTTCAATCATCCAGTTGAGTAATTAAACTTTAACTGAAGAGTATAAACAAAAagtgaaaagaaaaacaaaaagccTCTAAAGATGCAGAGATGTTCATTTGCCTTTAAATAAAGAGATAATCTTATTTCAGCGTTCAAGTAAGTTTAACAACACCCGACGATTATAGTCTAAACCATGTTACACACCTAAAGGATTAAAGCCAGCAGACGGCTTATTATTTCTTTGAAAGTCTCCAACAAACTAAGAGCTTCTACACTAGAGAAGATAGGCACTTCTTCTGCTCAAACCTTTTGTTTTTGGCGGAGCTTTCTTTGATCTGACAATCTTTTTGCCAACCTGTACAAACCCAAGAAAAACAGGAACAATCAAATTATCCATGATTGtgtgatatatacatatatacactaGAGCAAAGAAGTTTTACGTGATTGTGTAATTAAACATGTTGTAGGAGATGACTGTTTTATTTTCCAAGTAATAACTAGTTCCATTTATTATGAGCAATTAAAGGTTAATGTATATAGAAGTTAAACTCATAATATAAAAAACAGGTTAATGTGTATATAATTGCTGTAAAAGGTGAACTTACTCAACAAGAGCCATTTCGTTGGTCCAATCGGCTTTTCCTACAGGTTTGCGCTTGTCTGAGATGGGTTCATAAAAACCAGTTTCGAAGTTGACAGAAGAAACAGGGCGCTTCAACAGGTCATTTGCTATATGCACCAAGTTGCTGAGATTTTCTTCTGTTGCATTGTCAGTCCTTGTATCTTCATATTTCAAGCCATCAATCTGATGATCAAGAATGTTCCATTTCAGAAAGAAAGACAAACAGGAAATATTTGACAAAAGAATCTTGAAATGAATGACTCGTAGGCATTTGATGATCAATAATCTGGGTACCTGAATCCTGAGGTAAGTATCATTTGATGGAGTGCCATGTAGGAACATAGATGTATAAATATCAGCCATATCACTCAAGGCAGACTCAAAAACATCAATGAGGGGAGTGCTATCTCCTGGCCCCAAAAACCAATTGACCAGTCCCCACGTCTTACCATCTTCAACATCAAACTTTAGAACCCCTTTTGCTGATCCAGTGCCCAGTGAAAGTATAACAAATGTAACATCATCTATAGCTTTGTTACTTGATGATGAAGTTCTCCACATCTCTTGTGTAGCTTCTCGTATTGCAAGCAAAGTCTTTGGTACAATTTTATTTGTCAAACTTAGTTAATCACTGATATTGTAAAATATTATAGAATGACTCTGCACAAAATTCTAACTTACAGGATTATTAGCCGCAACACCACCGTCGACAGTGTTATATATTTTGCTACCTTTGGATGACTTAACTTCAAAATGATAAGGAGGAAGGTAATATGGTGCTGCAGATGTAGAGATGCAAACATCTGCTAGTAGACAATCCTTtgaggtttaagtgtggggtagtgatgtttggcatatttcgatatgtgttgatgttactttacccatgttttaaccacttcttgatgttatttgatctttaaaattcccaacatggtttaattattggttttatgact containing:
- the LOC138906684 gene encoding patatin-like protein 3, translated to MWRTSSSSNKAIDDVTFVILSLGTGSAKGVLKFDVEDGKTWGLVNWFLGPGDSTPLIDVFESALSDMADIYTSMFLHGTPSNDTYLRIQIDGLKYEDTRTDNATEENLSNLVHIANDLLKRPVSSVNFETGFYEPISDKRKPVGKADWTNEMALVELAKRLSDQRKLRQKQKV